One genomic window of Glycine max cultivar Williams 82 chromosome 16, Glycine_max_v4.0, whole genome shotgun sequence includes the following:
- the LOC547633 gene encoding phosphate transporter: MALPDSSSRRNSLIPSFIYSSSSKTLPLHHMLNSASAAAPSQPPENLHAGSRGLMIPSPSESRKIEMYSPAFYAACTAGGILSCGLTHMAVTPLDLVKCNMQIDPAKYKSISSGFGVLLKEQGFRGFFRGWVPTLLGYSAQGACKFGFYEFFKKYYSDIAGPEYASKYKTLIYLAGSASAEVIADIALCPFEAVKVRVQTQPGFARGLSDGLPKFVRSEGTLGLYKGLVPLWGRQIPYTMMKFASFETIVELIYKHAIPTPKNECTKGLQLGVSFAGGYIAGVLCAIVSHPADNLVSFLNNAKGATVGDAVKKLGLWGLFTRGLPLRIVMIGTLTGAQWGIYDAFKVSVGLPTTGGPAPAAALASDAELAKA, translated from the exons ATGGCTCTCCCCGACTCTTCTTCCCGCCGCAACTCCCTGATCCCCTCCTTCATCTACTCCTCTTCCTCCAAAACGCTCCCTCTACACCACATGCTCAACTCCGCCTCCGCCGCCGCCCCCTCCCAGCCGCCGGAAAACCTCCACGCCGGATCGCGCGGCCTCATGATTCCCTCTCCCAGCGAGTCACGCAAGATCGAGATGTACTCCCCTGCCTTCTACGCCGCCTGCACCGCCGGTGGAATCCTCAGCTGTGGCCTCACTCACATGGCCGTCACTCCTCTTGACCTAGTCAAGTGTAATATGcag ATTGATCCTGCTAAGTACAAGAGCATCTCTTCTGGGTTTGGAGTTTTGCTTAAGGAGCAGGGATTCAGGGGCTTTTTCCGTGGCTGGGTGCCTACCTTGCTTGGTTACAGTGCCCAGGGTGCTTGCAAATTTGGCTTCTATGAGTTCTTTAAGAAGTACTATTCTGATATTGCTGGCCCAGAGTATGCAAGCAAGTACAAGACCTTGATCTACCTTGCTGGTTCAGCATCTGCTGAGGTTATTGCTGATATTGCTCTTTGCCCATTTGAGGCTGTGAAGGTCCGTGTCCAAACTCAGCCAGGTTTTGCAAGGGGTTTGTCTGATGGGCTCCCAAAATTTGTCAGATCCGAAGGAACCTTAGG GCTGTACAAGGGATTAGTGCCTCTATGGGGACGACAGATTCCAT ACACAATGATGAAGTTTGCTTCGTTTGAGACCATTGTAGAGCTGATCTATAAGCACGCCATCCCAACACCAAAGAATGAGTGCACCAAAGGCCTGCAACTTGGTGTCAGTTTTGCTGGTGGATATATTGCTGGTGTACTTTGTGCAATTGTGTCTCATCCTGCTGATAATCTTGTCTCTTTTCTGAACAATGCAAAAGGAGCAACAGTTGGTGAT GCGGTGAAGAAGCTTGGCCTGTGGGGTCTCTTTACCCGTGGTCTTCCCCTCCGTATTGTTATGATTGGAACTCTTACTGGAGCCCAATGGGGAATATATGATGCATTCAAAGTGTCTGTCGGATT GCCAACCACTGGTGGTCCTGCTCCTGCAGCTGCTCTAGCTTCTGATGCTGAGCTTGCAAAGGCATAG
- the LOC100801963 gene encoding LOW QUALITY PROTEIN: mitochondrial phosphate carrier protein 3, mitochondrial (The sequence of the model RefSeq protein was modified relative to this genomic sequence to represent the inferred CDS: substituted 2 bases at 2 genomic stop codons): MALPDSSSRRNSLIPSFIYSSSSKTLPLHHMLNSASAAAPSPPPENLHAGSRGLVIPSPSESRKIKIPKMYSLEFYAACAKGGILSCGLTHLAFTPLEIVRCNMQVLSLSLSLSLSLYIYIYIYIYIYIDLSYCAXIXGLKEQGFRAFFRGWVPTLLGYSAQGACKFGFYEFFKKYYSDIAGPEYASKYKTLIYLAGSASAEVIADIALCPFEAVKVRVQTQPGFARGLSDGLPKFVRSEGTLGLYKGLVPLWGRQIPYTMMKFASFETIVELIYKHAIPTPKNECTKGLQLAVSFAAGNIAGVLCAIVSHPADNLVSFLNNAKGATVGDAVKKLGLWDLFTRGLLFRIVMIGTLTGDQWVIYDALKLFAGLPTTGGPAPAAALASDAELAKA; this comes from the exons ATGGCTCTCCCCGACTCTTCTTCCCGCCGCAACTCCCTGATCCCCTCTTTCATCTACTCCTCTTCCTCCAAAACGCTCCCTCTACACCACATGCTCAACTCCGCCTCCGCCGCCGCCCCCTCCCCGCCGCCGGAAAACCTCCACGCCGGATCGCGCGGCCTCGTGATTCCCTCTCCCAGCGAGTCACGCAAGATCAAGATTCCCAAGATGTACTCCCTCGAGTTCTACGCCGCCTGCGCCAAAGGTGGAATCCTCAGCTGTGGCCTCACTCACTTGGCCTTCACTCCTCTTGAAATAGTCAGGTGTAATATGcaggttctctctctctctctctctctctctctctctctatatatatatatatatatatatatatatatatatatcgatcTGTCTTATTGTGCTTAGATTTAGGGGCTTAAGGAGCAGGGATTCAGGGCCTTTTTCCGTGGCTGGGTGCCTACCTTGCTTGGTTACAGTGCCCAGGGTGCTTGCAAATTTGGCTTCTATGAGTTCTTTAAGAAGTACTATTCTGATATTGCTGGCCCAGAGTATGCAAGCAAGTACAAGACCTTGATCTACCTTGCTGGTTCAGCATCTGCTGAGGTTATTGCTGATATTGCTCTTTGCCCATTTGAGGCTGTGAAGGTCCGTGTCCAAACTCAGCCAGGTTTTGCAAGGGGTTTGTCTGATGGGCTCCCAAAATTTGTCAGATCCGAAGGAACCTTAGG GCTGTACAAGGGATTAGTGCCTCTATGGGGACGACAGATTCCAT ACACAATGATGAAGTTTGCTTCGTTTGAGACCATTGTTGAGCTGATCTATAAGCACGCCATCCCAACACCAAAGAATGAGTGCACCAAAGGCCTGCAACTTGCTGTCAGTTTTGCTGCTGGAAATATTGCTGGTGTACTTTGTGCAATTGTGTCTCATCCTGCTGATAATCTTGTCTCTTTTCTGAACAATGCAAAAGGAGCAACAGTTGGTGAT GCGGTGAAGAAGCTTGGCCTGTGGGATCTCTTTACCCGTGGTCTTCTCTTCCGTATTGTTATGATTGGAACTCTTACTGGAGACCAATGGGTTATATATGATGCATTGAAATTGTTTGCCGGATT GCCAACCACTGGTGGTCCTGCTCCTGCAGCTGCTCTAGCTTCTGATGCTGAGCTTGCAAAGGCATAG
- the LOC100780187 gene encoding V-type proton ATPase subunit C translates to MTRERKEAMASRYWAVSLPVPNSASQLWNQFQERISKHSFDTPLYRFNIPNLRIGTLDSLLSLSDDLAKSNNFVEGVTHKIRRQIEELERVSGIDTGALTVDGVPVDSYLTRFVWDEAKYPTMSPLKEIVDGIHSQVAKIEDDLKVRVSEYNNIRSQLNAINRKQTGSLAVRDLSNLVKPEDIVTSENLTTLLAIVSKYSQKDWLSSYETLINYVVPRSSKKLYEDNEYALYTVTLFSRVADNFRTSAREKGFQIRDFEYSPETHENRKQELDKLVQDQERLRASLLQWCYTSYGEVFSSWMHFCAVRLFAESILRYGLPPSFLACVLAPSVKSEKKVRSILEGLTDSTNSAYWKTEDEVGAGMAGLAGDADAHPYVSFTINVA, encoded by the exons ATGACAAGAGAGAGGAAGGAAGCAATGGCGAGCAGGTACTGGGCAGTGTCTCTTCCCGTCCCCAACTCCGCATCTCAGCTCTGGAACCAATTCCAGGAACGAATCTCCAAGCATTCCTTCGACACTCCTCTCTACAGA TTCAACATCCCCAACCTCCGCATCGGAACCCTAGACTCTCTCCTCTCCCTCAGCGATGACCTCGCCAAG TCCAACAATTTCGTGGAAGGAGTTACGCACAAGATCAGGCGCCAGATTGAGGAGCTCGAGAGAGTTTCCGGCATCGACACCGGCGCCCTCACCGTCGACGGCGTCCCCGTCGATTCCTACTTGACCAG GTTTGTTTGGGATGAGGCAAAGTACCCGACCATGTCGCCTTTGAAGGAGATTGTGGATGGTATTCACAGTCAAGTGGCAAAGATTGAGGATGATCTCAAG GTTCGTGTTTCTGAGTATAACAATATCCGCAGTCAGCTTAATGCTATCAACCGAAAGCAAACTGGAAG CTTAGCAGTCCGTGATCTTTCCAACTTGGTAAAACCTGAGGACATTGTAACTTCAGAAAATTTAACTACCCTCCTTGCAATTGTTTCCAAGTATTCACAGAAGGATTGGCTCTCAAGCTATGAAACATTGATAAATTATGTG GTCCCCAGGTCTTCTAAGAAGTTGTATGAGGATAACGAATATGCTCTTTATACTGTAACACTCTTCAGTCGTGTTGCGGATAATTTTAGAACTAGTGCACGTGAAAAAGGGTTCCAA ATTCGTGACTTTGAATACAGTCCAGAAACACATGAGAACCGAAAGCAGGAGTTAGATAAATTGGTACAAGAtcaggaaagattgagggcttcTCTGTTGCAATGGTGCTATACCAGCTATGGAGAg gttttcaGTTCCTGGATGCACTTTTGTGCTGTGCGTTTATTTGCTGAGAGCATTCTGAGATATGGTCTGCCACCATCTTTCTTG GCATGTGTTTTAGCTCCTTCTGTAAAATCCGAGAAGAAAGTACGTTCTATCCTTGAAGGGTTGACTGATAGCACAAACAG TGCATACTGGAAGACCGAGGATGAAGTAGGTGCCGGGATGGCTGGCCTAGCAGGTGATGCCGATGCTCACCCCTATGTGTCTTTCACCATCAATGTTGCTTGA
- the LOC100783961 gene encoding B3 domain-containing transcription factor FUS3 yields MMMDPRQREKLLHKTEACAFVAGVVPELSLVTVPGNNNNTNNVNNNNNNVSHSQSHRSGRIHENHHHHHLGLVAAVTTTFGTVHRKKRMARQRRSTNPTLLMNPLINNNNNKSGSSLPSPSTASSSHVPLSSSTLPPAREIDQRRLRFLFQKELKNSDVSSLRRMILPKKAAEAFLPALESKEGIVISMDDIDGLHVWSFKYRFWPNNNSRMYVLENTGDFVNTHGLRFGDSILVYQDSENNNYVIQAKKASDQDEFMEETSDTINDIFLNDYEVNKPGCFNVTYPAVNDTGMSFIYETTFSNDSPLDFLGGSMTNFSRIGPVETFGSVENLSLDDFY; encoded by the exons ATGATGATGGATCCGCGACAGCGAGAGAAGCTACTTCACAAAACCGAGGCCTGTGCTTTCGTGGCAGGTGTTGTTCCGGAGCTTTCCCTTGTCACCGTTCCagggaacaacaacaacaccaacaacgttaacaacaacaacaacaacgtttCTCATTCTCAATCTCACCGGTCGGGTCGGATCCATgaaaaccaccaccaccaccaccttggTCTCGTGGCTGCTGTCACCACCACCTTCGGAACTGTTCACAGGAAGAAAAGGATGGCCAGACAAAGAAGATCCACTAACCCCACTTTGTTGATGAACCCtctcatcaacaacaacaacaacaagtctGGTTCTTCTCTTCCTTCGCCAAGTACTGCTTCCTCCTCGCACGTGCCACTCTCCTCCTCAACTCTCCCGCCCGCACGT GAAATCGATCAAAGAAGGTTGAGATTCCTTTTCCAGAAGGAGTTAAAGAACAGTGATGTTAGCTCCCTTAGGAGAATGATATTGCCAAAG AAAGCAGCAGAGGCTTTCCTTCCAGCTCTTGAATCCAAAGAAGGAATTGTAATCAGCATGGATGATATAGATGGTCTTCATGTATGGAGTTTCAAGTACAG GTTTTGGCCTAACAATAACAGTCGGATGTATGTACTTGAAAATACTG GAGACTTTGTCAACACACATGGCCTTCGCTTTGGAGATTCCATTTTGGTTTACCAAGATAGTGAAAACAACAATTAT GTTATTCAGGCGAAAAAGGCTTCTGATCAGGATGAATTTATGGAAGAAACTAGTGATACCATCAATGATATCTTCCTTAATGATTATGAAGTGAACAAACCTGGTTGCTTCAATGTAACCTATCCTGCAGTGAATGATACAGGCATGTCATTCATATATGAGACTACCTTCTCAAATGACTCCCCTCTTGATTTTTTGGGTGGATCAATGaccaatttttcaaggattggACCAGTTGAAACCTTTGGCTCTGTTGAGAATTTGTCACTTGATGACTTCTATTAA